The Tenrec ecaudatus isolate mTenEca1 chromosome 4, mTenEca1.hap1, whole genome shotgun sequence region GAGGAGAATGGGACCCTGGGCCTGCATGAGAGTTGTGAGCATGGAACCTATGGACGACGCCATCccacggcgggggtggggggaaccatcCAGGGCATGTTCTTTGCCACCAAGttcacatcacaacagtgtccTGAGCTCACCCTGGAGCAGAGGTGCCCATATCCTATAGGAGTGGTTTTCCTTAtaacagaggaggtgggaaacagAGGGGCGACAGCCACGTAGAGATGGAGGCACAGGTTGGAGAGATGTGGACACAAGCTCAGGAATGTCCAGGGGCCCCAGGAGCTGGGAGAGGCCACGAGGAAGGACCCTCCCCTAGAAGCCTCCTGAGGGAGGCCAACCCTGCCCACACATGGACCTCAGACTCCAGGTCACCAGATCTGGGAGACAATGTTGTTACCTCAAGCCTCGGATTTTTGTCCCCTTGCTGTGGCCCTCTGGATGCTCGGGCCCTGAGGTGTGAACATGCCACAGGAACCCCGAGTCACCTGCACACCCACCCTCCTAGGCGTCTCGCAAGGTCCCCCTCCCCAACTCCCAAAGGGCAGGCCATAAGCACACACACCAGAGGCCATGATGTAGCGAGTCCCCACCCTATCGGTCTATGGGAGATGGGTCCTCCTTCGGGTCGGACCTGGTGCAGAAAGAGGAGGGCATGTTGGCTGCAGAAGTAGGTCATCCCCTTGCCGCCTGTCACATGCTGCCCCCGTGTCCCCCATGCTGACACTGTCTGCGACGGCATCTACTGGGCAGCCTTCTCGAGGGGTGCACCACAGACAGGGCACCAGGCCAGGAATCTGCCACCAGCACCCACAGGGTGCTCAGCAGTGAGGGTCAGCATTTGGTTGTCAGAAGCTGGTTTCCTCTAACAAGAATCTACCTGAGCAGGGGGAATCCCAGTCTACCTGTGCAGGGGGAATCCCAGAATCTACCTAAGCAGGAGGATCTCAGAGTCTACTTAAGCAAGGGGATCACAGCCAGGGTCAGCTGCAGCCAGGCTTCCCTGGGGCAGGCGTAGCAGCTGAGGATGTACAGCACAATGGTGAAGCAGTCAAACACCTGCACGCCCCAGGCCGCCTCCAGCTCCTTCTGCAAGGGCCAAGAGGGGAGCATCTGAGGGCACAGCTGGGCACCGAACAAACCTGAGCATGTGGCAACCACCTGGGCAGATGTGCAGCTGGGTGTTCAGCACACCTGTGCAGGGGGACATGGATGAGGACATGAACACCTGGCCAAGTACACATCTGAGCAGGGAACAACCCTGGAACATGGTACACAACTGAGCAGGCGGCAAACTTGGTCGATGCAAATCTAGGCAGAGAATGCACCTGCACACCTGGGCAGGTATACACACCTGAGTAGGTGACGCACAGGCAGACCACACCCAGGCTGGTGGCCGTGGATAAAGTGGGGCTATCCCTCTGTTTGTCCCTGACTTGATCGTCCTGCTGCAGGCTCTGCCCCCCACCTGTGTCAATGGTCACACCTGGTAGCTGCAGTTGCTCGGCCCGGGTGTGTGAGTGCCTTTTGTCAGGAGGCATCCTCTCCACGTTCAGGAAGACAAACGTGACTTCTGGGGAGCCGCGGAGCTCCTCTAACGGAAAAGGACGTCACAGGAGTCTGGTGCCCTCACACACCTGCCCTAGAAGTCATTCTGAGGACAGTGGGGTGCCTCAGGGGTGCACAGGACAGCCACACAGTGGACAGAGGGGGAGTCTGGGGTCTCCTTGTAGGTGTGTGacccccacagccctgtcagtgcAGGCAGATTATTGGCAGCCTGTCTGACGGGGTCTGGGGAGGGGGGCTATGCCGCAGGTACGATGGTCAAGGGACCCAAGTGTCTGAGGACAGCAGGGGCCCTGGACCCACAGGTGACGAGGGGGCGCCTGCCCAGGGGCAGCGGGTGCATGGCAGCAGGTCCCACCTCCACGTCTGAGGTTCAGGGCTAAAAGTCCTGGGTTTCTGCAGGGACCGCGCTGCAGCCTATGCCAATACTGGAAAGGCTTGCCAGCTGTGGGGTGGACGGAGGCGTcgggtgggggggcgggcgggCAGGTCGGGGAAGAGGGGTCTGCGCAGCCAACCCCCATAGCGCACCTGTCAGCTGCTCCAAGTTGCCTTGGCCAAAGACCAGCCGGCTGTCGGGCGTCTCCGtgggcaccaccaggctctccACCACCGACCAGCCGTCTAGCGTGTGCACCAGAGACCGACTCAGCCATGGGCCAGTCTGCTGCGGCCCAAGGAAAATACGGGGCGGGGGAAAAAACCCGAGGGCAACGCCCCCTCTTGTTGCCACGCCCAGAAACCCCGACCCTCCAAGCCCACGGCATTCGGAGGCAACCCCGCCCCGCCTCCTAACCCCGAGAAGTCTAACCTCGGAGGCCCCACCCTGAGCATTAGGCCCGCCCCCGGGAGCCCGCCCGTCCCCTCGGGTCCGCGTTGGCTTCCACGCGACCCACTCACTGTCCGGGTGGAGCAGGGACGCCCGCAAAGCGCCGGCCCGTAGCAGAGGCCCTCAGCTCAGCAGCGCCTCTTCCTcgcccccctcctcctctccttccgAAGTCTTCTGGCTCCTCTCCCGGGGCTCCGGAACACCGCACGCAGGAACCACCCACCACCCCTGCGGCCCccccgcccagagcctggggactGAAGgctgcggggcggggcggggcggccgtGAGTCTCGCGAGAGAGCCGGAGCCCACCGCGGAGGGCAGGCCGGAGGGTCATAATTCGCTTCTACAGCCGCCGGGGGCGGGCCTGTGCCGCGTCCCCATTGGCCACACAGGGTCACGTGTTCGCTGAAGCCGAAGTCGAGCCCGATGGCCCTGAtctagaggtggggggggggtgggtaggtCGATGCTGTCTTCCATAGGAGCCCAGCTTGGGGTTCCCAACTGGGGAGCATCTCAGGATTCTTGGCGGGGCAGCAGTTAAGTGCTCACCCGCTGACTGACGGTCATTTGTTCAAGCCAGCTAACAGTCCCGCTGAAACAAGACCAGGTGATCACCGGCCTTAGACACTCTGTGGTGTCacgtggggtctctgtgagtgggaaGGGACTCGAGGGCACCTGACCATAAAACGACCTGTGTACCCACCGTGGCCCCTTCCAGAGCCCTATTGGCACCGTGGTTAAGCGCTGTAAACGGAAATAAACAGCGGCTTGAACCCAAGGTGGGAGAAAAAAACAGGCAGTCTGTTCTCATCAAGATCCTCGAGCCGGTTCGCCTCAGAGCAACCTGATGTACAAAAGCACAAAACACGGTGGGGCTGCACTATCCTCACCAGCGTTAAGTTTGAGTCCATGGCTGTAGCCGCCTGTCTgcccagctccttgagggccttcctccttttccccgcccctccactttaccaagcaggatgtccttctctaggggctggtctctcccaacagcatgtccaaagtacgcgagaCCAAGTCTCCCCATCCGATTGGAAGCCTAGGCCACACCGTGAGGCAGTTCTCTGTAACAGGGGCCACTGAGTCGGAATGAACTTGGAAGATCagcaagcctcagaaacccatcctCCCTTCAGGACGCCTGGGAGCCCCGAGGTGGGAGATctgagggcagctcaggaagagcttCCCACCACTGGTGCATAGTGTGGAGTCAGCTTTCCCTTTCATGAGTGCCCCAGCCCGCTTCGAACTCGGCCCCCACAGAATAACTATGTTCCCTTCAAACTCGCCTCTccatttgactagagaaacaagtccagtgacacgcatatgtgtgagagttttatatcaagaactaattatgcatcaataaaacatcccagcccagatcaagtccataagtccaatactagtgaataagtacctcttcagactcatgcagccacatgcaatgatgcagaatgcaggaagatcacaggccagccagtacagaatcttgtggatccaacatCGTtgcacacatctccagggctcccggGGGTCTTGTGGCTCATCAAcaagaaggtggaggcagagatagAGGGGAAGTTCccgggaccctccttatgaggaggccacacccacaaggaagcaccttCAGGCTGGGATTTGATTGacaggtagactccacccctatcctTCAAGTTCACAATGAATTCTGTAACGCTCACACCACTCACCAGAATAAAGGTTCATTTGTTTACGCAAATACATAAATAACAGTTTATATTAACACACTGCACTAATCCTGGAGAACAGAGAgaccatcctttttttttttttttaaagcaaaagtaaGAAGACGTGTAGTGCCTGGCTGATGTGACTGTCATATGGGGTTACCAGAGAAATAGGAGCAATCTGTCTGGTCTTCAGGAACTTCAAATCCCTTAAGGAAAgagcgtggtgtgtgtgtgtgtgtgtgtgtgtgtgtgtgtgtgtgtgtgtgtacagtaccaggaccacctggtcaagtttcaggagtgccttgaaccacgctttagtcaatgcaatcgtgcagccacagcagcagcagaaccaccaccacctctgccaTCCAGTCCGCCCGCCCCAAACCTAACTCACCACCCCTGGGTGCCCTCTGTTTGAAGCAGATCAAGCCCATCAAACAGACAAAAGAATCGCATTTTCTTGGTCACGcttaggttttattattcactgcctgccatcgtatatatggggatatggggctgaaggttcaaacatacaccctcccttcccaccctcctctccctcctcaagccctcttcctttgtgaagagaggtgatggagggagagagggagagagagactgagaaagagacagaaatagagacagacacagacagaAACTTCACGCAGGAGGGCCTTctccaggctctcagaggaaaggatcGGAGTGATTGAAAGTAGGAGGGGGAGCGGTGCGGTGGTCCACTGGAGACGCCACAGCGCGTATGCGCGCGTGCCCTAGGGGTAGCCTAGACGGCGGGGACTCCCGGTGGTTCCCCCTACCGGCTACGAGAAGGACGACAAGATCTCTTCTCCTAGGTTGCTGGTCTACCCAACTCTCGCGTCCAGGGGCGGCCTgggttcccccccacccctacacacacgctcctccattctttccctctcctctccctctcctctccctctccccctcctctccccctcctctccccctcctctccccctcctctcctctcctcttttctcttctttccagAGTGACCTGAgccgacccagggacagggagacaGGCTCGCCCACGCGACTcttaggagggagggagagaccgGATGCACCCGGCTGGCGCGCACGCCTCCGCCAACCCGTAAGGCTGCAGGTATAACCACGGACCACCGCCCACGAGCTGGCGCTCTGTCACCGCCGGGACGACACAAGTGACACCGCCGGCGTCCTGGAACTCTGGGGCCTGCGACACAGGCCGCTCCGATCCCATCGCGTTGGCGACAGAGctccggagagaaagtgaaagtga contains the following coding sequences:
- the LOC142444740 gene encoding putative GTP-binding protein 6 encodes the protein MGSERPVSQAPEFQDAGGVTCVVPAVTERQLQTGPWLSRSLVHTLDGWSVVESLVVPTETPDSRLVFGQGNLEQLTEELRGSPEVTFVFLNVERMSWPLQKELEAAWGVQVFDCFTIVLYILSCYACPREAWLQLTLAVIPLLKARASRGPQQGDKNPRLEAHIPLSPHPPPGAAGEMFLQVQQHLLKDREARIKETLQNLVTKRRRLCQQLQGRELPTVTVMGYTNCMKTSLIQALTGDTAAQPWDQLFATLDTKAYTGSLPSRLIVLYVDTIGFPSQLPNELVASFTATLVDVACELRTAPWRPAGQ